The following are encoded together in the Erwinia sp. E602 genome:
- a CDS encoding AraC family transcriptional regulator, translated as MLIPVNFLLSLVCLLLLLQRRATGWPWRALLLICLVHTLNAGLVALPGANGWPRLLPVTATALPLLCRAALAQAMGRRPRYLAAAGAILTMAAAVAWLPQAIDPLLPAVWLGCAAAMLHRLRGGSDAFYPLAFSHSALTVTGWRIAAWLLVAVALLDVTVTLLFDFAAGAGTGGLLLGGNLLICAVLSVLLVLTPVVAGGPGPAEKHAARAGDEAAGAEAAAAVAGEGAANVADPGAAVCAGAHRPVAAAAQTIAAHLPAMPQTPGSLLASGGETPLPGAERACASRGDAAQQSMILAAVEGVMREGLYQRADLNLLMLARKTGIPARQVSAAINAVHRQSVSHYVNGWRIAEAMRLLVESNASVIVVMEQAGFQTKSNFNREFRRITGLTPTAWRSRHSEQAEIVP; from the coding sequence ATGCTGATACCGGTTAATTTTCTGCTCAGCCTGGTCTGCCTGCTGCTGCTGTTACAACGGCGGGCGACGGGGTGGCCGTGGCGAGCGCTGCTGCTGATCTGCCTGGTTCACACGCTGAACGCCGGGCTGGTGGCGTTGCCGGGTGCTAACGGCTGGCCGCGGCTGCTGCCGGTGACCGCCACCGCGCTGCCGCTGCTGTGCCGCGCCGCGCTGGCGCAGGCGATGGGCCGGCGGCCGCGTTACCTTGCTGCTGCCGGGGCGATCCTGACCATGGCGGCGGCGGTGGCGTGGCTGCCGCAGGCGATCGATCCGCTGCTGCCCGCCGTCTGGCTGGGCTGCGCCGCCGCAATGTTGCACCGCCTGCGCGGCGGCAGCGACGCGTTTTATCCGCTCGCGTTCAGCCACAGCGCGTTAACGGTCACCGGCTGGCGCATCGCCGCCTGGCTGCTGGTGGCGGTGGCGCTGCTCGACGTCACCGTTACGCTGCTGTTCGACTTTGCCGCTGGAGCGGGAACCGGCGGCCTGTTGCTGGGCGGTAACCTGCTGATCTGCGCGGTGCTCTCAGTATTACTGGTGCTGACACCGGTGGTCGCAGGGGGGCCGGGCCCGGCAGAGAAGCACGCGGCAAGGGCTGGAGATGAAGCAGCAGGGGCAGAGGCAGCGGCGGCAGTTGCTGGAGAGGGTGCTGCAAACGTCGCGGACCCGGGCGCAGCCGTCTGCGCTGGCGCACACCGGCCGGTTGCCGCTGCTGCGCAAACTATCGCTGCGCATCTGCCCGCGATGCCGCAGACGCCGGGCTCGTTGCTGGCTTCCGGGGGCGAGACGCCGCTTCCGGGGGCGGAGAGGGCGTGCGCCAGCCGGGGTGATGCCGCGCAGCAGTCGATGATTCTGGCGGCGGTGGAGGGGGTGATGCGCGAGGGCCTGTATCAGCGCGCCGATTTGAATCTGCTGATGCTGGCACGGAAAACCGGTATTCCGGCGCGTCAGGTCTCTGCGGCGATCAACGCCGTGCACCGGCAGAGCGTGTCGCACTACGTCAACGGCTGGCGCATTGCTGAGGCGATGAGGCTGCTGGTGGAAAGCAATGCGTCGGTGATTGTTGTTATGGAACAGGCCGGGTTTCAGACCAAATCGAACTTTAACCGCGAGTTTCGCCGTATCACCGGCCTTACGCCAACGGCCTGGCGCAGCCGGCATTCGGAACAGGCTGAAATCGTCCCCTGA